The following is a genomic window from Parabacteroides johnsonii DSM 18315.
CATGCTTTTGGAGTGGAAAAAGATGGTATTTCTATTCTTAATGCAGGCGATATGGCAACATTGAGTTTCCATGCTACTAAAGTGTATAATACGATAGAAGGTGGGGCTTTGGTTTGTCATGATGCACAGACCAAACAACGTATTGATTACATTAAGAACTTTGGTTTTGCCAATGAAACAACAGTTGTTGCTCCAGGTATTAATGGTAAGATGGATGAACTTCGTTCTGCATATGGATTATTGAGTTTGAAATATGTGGATGAGGCTATAGAGAAGCGTCATCAAGTTGCTATATGTTACCGGGAAGCATTGAAAGATGTTCGGGGTATACGTTATTTGGATGATAGTTTCGGAGTAAAACATAATTATTCATATTTTCCGATTTTTGTTTCTGAACGTGAATATGGGATGAGTAGAGATGCTTTATATGAGAAAATGAAATCAGTAGGAATATATGGTAGACGATATTTTTATCCATTGATTAGTACATTCTCGACATATAAAGGCCTGGAGTCTTCTCGAAAAGAGAATTTGCCTAATGCATATAAAATGGCCGATGAGGTGATTTGCTTACCCATGCATCATGATTTGAATCAAGCGGACATAGAGAAAGTTTTGAATAGTATTATGTATAGATTATAATAAAGTGTGAAAATATGTATTTATCAGATATAGCGCAATCAATAAAGCCTTCTTTGACAAGACATTTATTTAATTTGGCAAAAACCTATGATGATGTTATAGATTTTACCTTAGGTGATCCGGATATTCCTCCTCATCAAGCTATAAAAGATGCAGGATGTAGAGCTATTCAAGAAGGGAAAACTCGTTATTCTCAGAATGCGGGATTATTAGAACTTCGTGAGGTGATTAGTCAATGTTACAAAAGGAAAGAGCGTATAGATTATCATCCTTTGGATGAGATAATAGTGACAGTGGGAGCAATGGAAGGCCTTTATCTTTCTTTGCTTTCTCTTTTAAATCCAGGAGATGAAGTAATAATACCAGCCCCTTATTATGTGAATTATGAGCAAATGGTGCAGATGTGCCATGCAAAACCGATTATAGTGGATAATCCTGACGGAGAAAAATTAGGGTTTAAGGTTGAAGATGTCGAGAATGCAATAACTGAGAAAACTAAAGTGATTATTATCAACACTCCATCCAATCCATCGGGAAAGATAATTCCTGTTGAGAAAATTGAAGCATTGGCTACTTTAGCTAAACAATATGATTTAGTCATCATTTCGGATGAGGTTTATAAGTGCTTGATTTATGCTGATTCTAAATTTAAAAATATTGTAGAGATAGAAGGTATGCGTGAAAGAACTATATTGGTAAATAGTCTTTCTAAAGAATTCTGTATGACAGGATGGCGTATAGGTTATGTTCTTGCTCCTGCAGAAGTAATTGCAGCTATGACAAAATTCCAAGAGAATGTAGCTGCTTGTGCACCCTTACCTTCCCAATATGCGGCTATTGAAGCATTAAGTGGAGAGAATGATTACTCTGCGAATATGGTAAATATTTTTACTAAACGTAGAAATATTCTTGTTGATGGTATAAATAGAATTCCAAAACTTTCTTGTGAGGCTCCTGAGGCTACTTTCTATTTAATGGTTGACATATCTGAGACAGGAATGAAGTCAGAAGAATTTGCGATTGCCTTATTAAAAGCAGTTCATGTAGCTGTTGTCCCTGGAATAACATATGGTAGAAGTTGTGACAATTATGTCCGGATGGCTTTTACTTTGGGGGAAGATAAAATTCAAGAAGGGATAAAAAGAATACAAACTTTTATAAACCAATTGCCTTTATGAAAAAAATATTAATGCTTGGTGGTTCCCTCTATCAAGTATATGCAATAAAAGAGGCAGTCCGTTTAGGATATTATGTCATATCATGTGATTATCTGCCGAATAATCCGGGGCATAAATATGCACATGAATACTATAATGTTAGTACAACTGATAAAAATGCAGTTTTAGAATTAGCTAAAAGACTACAAGTGGATGGTATCGTTGCGTATGCCTCTGATCCGGCTGCGCCAACGGCTGCTTTTGTTTGTGAAAAGTTGGGATTACCGACAAGCCCATATAGATCTGTTGAAATCTTATCTAAAAAAGATCTGTTTAGACAGTTTTTAGCAGATAATGGCTTTAATGTTCCTAAAGCCCAAGGTTTTTCTTCTTACGAAGAGGCTTTGTCTGCAGTGGATAAATTTGAGTTGCCGGTTATGGTCAAACCTGTTGATTCTTCAGGGAGCAAAGGTATTAATAAAATGACAGATATATCCCAGTTGAAAACATTTGTGGATGATGCTTTAAGTTATTCTCGTGATAAACGTTTTTTAATTGAGGAGTTTATAGAGAAGAAAGGATATCAAATATCTGGGGATGCTTTTAGTGTTGATGGAAAATTAGTTTTTCATTGTTTTGGGAATGAATATTATAGTAGTAAAGTGAGTAAGAACTTTGCTCCTTTGGGAGAATGTTGGCCTTTTTTGATGGATGATTCAATCGTTTTTCGTTTGCATTCTGATTTGCAAAGATTGATATCTCTTTTAGGGATGAAATCTACAGCATATAATGTAGAAGCTATTGTTGATAAAAATGATAATATATACATATTGGAATTGGGGGCTCGAAGTGGAGGAAGTTTAATTCCTCAAATTACAGAATGCACGACGGGTGTAAATTTGGTAACTTATGTTATAAAGGCTGCTATGGGTGAAGATTGTAGCGATCTTCATATGGAGTTGCCAAAGGGGTGTTGGTCCAATTACATGGTTCATGCAAATGAGACAGGTAAATATGTAGATACTGTTTTTGAAGATAGTTTTAAGGAGAATAATTTGGTAGAATTTGTCACAGATATAAAAAAGGGAGATCAAGTTCATAAGTTTCGGGACGCACAAGATGCATTAGGAACTTTGATTGTTAAGTATAAGGATACGGAACAGATGCTTGACATGATTTGTAATATGGATAATTTTGTCCAGGTAATCGTAGAAAATAATTTATGAATAACGAGATTGGTGGATATTTTGGTTTAGAACTGAGGAAAAATGATTTTTTTCTACATTCAGATGGTATATTGCTAAATAGTGGTAAAAATGCTTTAAGATATATCGTAGAATCAATTAATGACATTAACCATATTTGGATTCCATATTACACTTGTGATATAATCTTAAAACTTATTAAAGAATTAGATATTCCACATTCTTTTTATTCTATCAATGAAAAACTGGAAATAAGTAAAGATATATTCTTGTCAAAAGGAGACTATCTTCTGTTTACAAATTATTATGGGATTAAGGATTCTTATATTAAAGATTTATTTCAAAAATATAGAGATCAGTTGATTGTAGATAATGCGCAAGCATGGTATGCAAAAACATTGATAGGATGTAAAACTTTTTATAGTCCTCGTAAATATGTAGGTGTTCCAGATGGAGGGATAGCATTTGTAAATGAAAGAATTAGGATTGATCGATTAGAACAGGATATATCGTATGACAGATGTAAACATTTATTGAAGCGTTATGATTTAAGTGCTAATTTAGGGTATATGGATTTTAAACAGAATGATATTGATCTCTCTTCAGCTCCAATGCTGCGTATGTCTAAACTTACATATCAAATTTTATCATCAATAGATTTTAGGGTGATAAAGAACAGAAGGATTTCAAATTTTGAATTAATGCATAATGCGTTAGGTCGTAAGAATCAGTTGTTAATACCTGAAATGAATTACTCTTGTCCAATGGTTTATCCTTTTTTGTCGCAAAATAATTCTTTAAAACAACATTTGATAAATCATAAAATATATGTAGCAACGTATTGGCCAAATGTTCTTGAGAAATGTGACAAGAAGTCTTTTGATTATCGATTAGCCGATAATCTTGTTGCTATTCCCATTGATCAAAGATATGGAGAGGAGGATATGGAATATATGATCAATTTGATTTGTAAATATGCATAAAAAAGTTGTATTGATAGGAGGCAAGGGGTCTTGTGTTGATATTGCTGAGGAAATTGAAGATGCTCGTGGCCGCTATGGTATGGATATAGAAGTTCTGGGATTTGCTTTTGATGATCCTGCATATAGATGTGGTATAAATGACTGGCCTGTATTATGTGGAACACATCAGGCTTGGTCTCTTTATAAAGATGATCCATCTGTTTTTTTTGTATTTGGTATGTTTCGCTATGATATTGCTAAAGAAAGGTTTGCGTTACGGGATAGTTATGGTATTCCCCTTGAACGTTTTTTAACTTTTATTCACCCATTAGCGTATGTGTCTCGAAGTGCAAAAATTGGTCTTGGATCAATTATTCTTTCTTGTGCAACAATAAAGAACAATGTTACGTTAGGTTCTCAAAACTTTATAAATTCAGGAGTTAATTTAGACCATGATACTGTTGTTGGTAATGATAATTTTTTTGCAGCTCATACATGTATAGGATCTGGCATAACTATTGGTAATGTTAATTTCTTCGGTTTAAATAGTAGTGTACGTACACCTGTGACAATAGGTTCTTATAATCAAATAGGTATGTGTGCAAATGTTCTTTATGATATTGGAGATAATTATGTTATGATAGGAAATCCGGCAAAACCATTAGTGAAGGAGTAGTTGTTGATAAATGTAAATGACATAATCCAAATTTGATATTTTTGTCAAGAATAAAATAACATAAAAGGAATAGTACTAAATGGAGTGATTGGGCTTGATTATTGTTTTAATTATTGCAAATTGTGATTTTGGGATTCAAGAATGGCTGTATTTTTTGGAAAATGGATGAGATATTTTATTACTTCTAAGTGAATATATAGCTGTTGCAAAAAATTAAAAAATTGATTATTGTCTTGATTGCTGTTGTAATTAAGGATAAAAGTAATAGATAAAATTTGGATGAAATTTTATCTACTTAGAAAGGATATTGAATTCAAATAAAGGGATGTAGTTGATGAAATACGCACCAATTATAATAAGTGTTTATGATCGTTTGGATCATCTAAAAAAATGTATTGAGTCTTTACAAAAAAATGAGTTGGCTTGTTACAGTGAATTGTATGTGATTTCAGATGCAGCGTATAAGGAGGAACATATTCCTTTAATAGATGCAGTTCGAACCTATATTAATGGTATTACAGGATTTAAAAAAGTTTATCCTGTATTTCGAGAGAGAAATATGGGAGGAAATCAATCAATCCGCTTAGCATATCAAAATATACTTCAGATTTATGACTCTTTTATTTCACTTGAAGATGATATTGTTGTATCATCTGATTTTCTCCAATACATGAATACTGCGTTGGAGTTTTATAAAAATGATGAACGGATCTTTTCAATCTGTGGATTTAAAGCTCCCTTCCTTTTACCTAAAGATTATAAAGGAGACGTCTATTTTTATCCATGTAATTCTCCATGGGGAATTGCTACTTGGAAAGACCGTTGGGAATCGGTCAATCATGACTATTTTGATCGTTATTCTGAATTGAAAAAAGATTCTGAAAAATATAAAGCTTTCACTTCTATCGGTTTTTATATCAAAGGTATTTTGCAAGCTGATTCTCGGAAAAAAATTGTAGCTGGGGATTTACGTGTTTATTATCACATGTTCCAGCACAATATGTGTTCAGTCTTCCCAGTTGTCTCTAAAACTCAAAATTGGGGATTTGATGGAACAGGTGAACATTGTGGTAATAAGGAAGTTTGGTGGGCAAAACCTGAGTTGGATACGAGAAATCAGCCAACGAAGTTTATTCCATTTAATGGATATAATGAAGAACTACTTCTAAATCATCGAAAATTTCAAGATAAGATTAATGGTGGTCTAATTGCAAAATGGTTGAAATATACATGGGTACATAGACTTTGGAAAAAAATCAAGAAGGTATTGGCATAGTATTGTTTGGGGTATTGTAATAGCTTATGGATAGTAAAGCAAATAAGTGTAGAATCTGTGGTAATGATATTGATAATCGTGAGTATACTGTAAGGAAAAATATGTTTCATATTTATGATGAGTTTTTATATTTTAAATGTGCAAATTGTGGATGTTTACAAATAAAGGAATATCCAACGAATATATCGAAATATTATCCTTCAGACTATTATTCTTTTTCGAGGAAAAAGAAAACACTTCATCAGATAATTGTAGACTTTTTGATGAAGTGTTCATTATCTTACCGGATTAATAGACTAAACTTGATTGGTTTGTTTGCGATTAGATATAATGATTATTATAAATACCAACTACCTTGTTTTGATAAAGGAAAATGTGATTACTCCTCCAAAATATTGGATATAGGTTGCGGAACGGGTACTTTGTTGATGCAGTTAAGGGGATTTGGATTTTCTGATTTAACAGGGATAGATCCTTCATTTCTACAGATATCATTTATTCTAATGGTGTAAGAATTTGGAAAAAGGATATATATGGCTGTATTGGCCAACAATATGATTGTATCATGTTGCATCATTCGTTTGAACACATGGCAGAACCGAGGGATGTATTTGCAAAATTGAAAAACATGTTATCCGATAAGGGTAGGATTTTGATTCGGGTTCCTTTATGCGATTCATATGCTTGGCGTAAATATAATACGGATTGGTGGCAGTTAGATGCTCCTCGGCATTTTTATTTGCATACAGTAAAAAGTATATCATTGTTGTCTGCTGAATTTGGTTTGCAAATAGAAAATATTTATTATGACTCCCATGAATATCAATTCATAGGTTCTCAGATGTATCGAAGTGAAAATAAAGTGATTTCTCGTAGGGATATGGGATACTATAAGGGAATGGCTGCATTATTGAATGTGATTTCGGATGGTGATCAGGCTTGTTTTGTCTTAAAAAAGAAGTAAAGAATATATGAATGTTATAGAGAAGATTTCGGTTGTCATGTGTACTTATAACGGTGAGAAGTATATTCGGCAGCAATTAGATTCTATTTTACAACAAACATACCCGATTCATGAGATCATTATTAATGATGATATATCAACAGACAAAACTGTTGATATAATAAAAGAGTATATGATTCGACATGATAATATTCATTTGTTTGTAAATTCTAAACGTTTAGGAGCACACCCTAACTTCATGGTTGCTCTTGAAAAAGCTTCAGGGAACTATATTGCAATATCTGATCAGGATGATATTTGGGAACTGACGAAGATTGAAAAACAAATAGCTTGCATAAAAGGCTATACTTTGTGTTTTTCCTTGAGTAGGGCTTTTGGTGACGGGGTGGAGGCTTATACTGAATGTCGTGTGCCTAATACAAATGTGTTTCGTTTGCTGTTTTATCCAGTTATTCCTGGCCATGCCATGTTGTTTGAAAGGTCTGTTTTGTCTCATATTCCCAAGACGGATTATGTAGTGTATGATCTCTTGCTGGCATTAGCAGCTAATCTCTTTGGGGGTATTGTGGCTTGTCCAGAAGTTTTGAATCTCCATCGGAGGCACAACAGTGCTTTTTCTTATTCGATGCCTAAAAATTACAATAAATCGATTTTTAATGTTTTCAATTATATATGTAGTGGAATAACAGGATATTTTCAAAAGAGAGATAAGATCAGAAGGCACTTTTCAGCAATGAATTATCTTTTATCTGCTTTTGATCCTAATGGACAGGATGAATTGTTAAAAGATGCGCTTTTATTTTCTCAATGTATGTTTAAAGGATCGTTTTCTTCGATACTGGAAACTAGTCGTATATGCTTCAAAAGGCGGAATGAAATATTTTATGCGAAGACTAAAGATAATACGACATTGAAAATAAGAGCTTTACTATGGCCATTACTTTGTAGTGAGTATTATTGACTATGTTTTTTCTTTTTTAGGGAAGATCGTAAACGTAATGAGAAATATAAAAGAAATCTAAACTCACTGGTTCGAAGTATTTTAACATGGTGAGTATGTCTGTTGCACTTTATAATACGAGTAGGGCAATGTTATTTGTTGGCATTGTAGGAATAGAAGAAGTTGAAAAATTAGTAGAAGAAATGCAAAGTTTCATATGATGAAAGATGGGAATTGTGCTCGTTATCCAATTTATATTCTTAAGTGAGCGGATAGAGTTGGAAGTGTATGACTGATTTATTAGGATTCTCATGTCTGTAAGATAATAAAACAGCTAAATACAAAGGGGACATAAAAAGAGCGGGAACACGCAAGAATGGATATTGGAATGTAAAGGTTGGGAAATGAAAATTGTCATCTTAAACACATCTGAACGTACTGGAGGGGCAGCCGTAGCTGCCGGGCGTTTAGGTAAGGCATTAAGACAAGCCGGGATACAGGTTGATAAACTTATCCGTGAAAATTCTTGGTTGAACCGTTTCCGATTCTATTGGGAGCGGTTGATTATTTTTTTATGTAACCATTTAAATCGTAAGAATCTGTTTGCGGTTTCTATCGCCAATACCGGAATGGATTTATCCGGACATCCTTTGGTAAAAGACGCTGATATTATCCATCTTCATTGGATTAATCAGGGTTTTCTTTCATTAAAGGATATAGAAGAATTGGTGAAATTGAACAAGCCTATTGTGTGGACTATGCATGATATGTGGCCTTGTACAGGTATTTGTCATCATGCAAGAGATTGTGAAAAGTTCCAGATGGGATGTGAGTCTTGTTTCTTTTTAAAGTCGAAAGGTAAGGATCTCTCGACTTCTGTCTTTGATAAAAAATTGTCCTTGTATAAGGAGGCCAATATAACTTTTGTCGGTTGTAGCCGATGGTTGTCCGGCAGGGCAAAAAAAAGTTATCTGCTACGGGATAAGACGGTTTTGTCTATTCCTAATCCGATCGATACGGAGGTTTATCATCCGATGGATCAGGATATGGCGCGTGAATTATTGGGGTTACCTTCAGGAAAGAGACTTTTATTATTTGGGGCGTTGAATGTTACAGACAAGCGTAAAGGAATTGATTATTTGATCGAGGCTTTAAGGAAAATAGAAAAGCAGGATGTGGAGCTTGTCGTTTTCGGACAAGTAAAAGATGATATCCGAGGCCTTTTCCCCGTGCCAATTCATTCGATGGGATATTTGTCGGATGAATCTAAAATCGTAGCATTGTATAATGCAGTCGATATGTTTATCACTTCTTCCTTAGAGGAAAACCTTCCCAACACAATCATGGAGTCGATGGCGTGCGGAACTCCTTGTGTCGGATTTGAAATTGGCGGTATTCCGGAGATGATCGATCACAAGATAAATGGTTATGTAGCCAGTTATAAGGATGCCAGCGACCTCGCTAACG
Proteins encoded in this region:
- a CDS encoding DegT/DnrJ/EryC1/StrS family aminotransferase, with translation MNIQSSITVTSPLLPPLEEFTPCLEDIWKRKWLTNNGHYHQELEKALCEYLKVPYISLFTNGTLPLICALQAMRITGEVITTPYSFVATTHALWWNGIKPVFVDVDPLTGNMDPDKIEAAITPKTTAIMPVHVYGQPCDIERIQEIADTYGLKVIYDAAHAFGVEKDGISILNAGDMATLSFHATKVYNTIEGGALVCHDAQTKQRIDYIKNFGFANETTVVAPGINGKMDELRSAYGLLSLKYVDEAIEKRHQVAICYREALKDVRGIRYLDDSFGVKHNYSYFPIFVSEREYGMSRDALYEKMKSVGIYGRRYFYPLISTFSTYKGLESSRKENLPNAYKMADEVICLPMHHDLNQADIEKVLNSIMYRL
- a CDS encoding pyridoxal phosphate-dependent aminotransferase, with amino-acid sequence MYLSDIAQSIKPSLTRHLFNLAKTYDDVIDFTLGDPDIPPHQAIKDAGCRAIQEGKTRYSQNAGLLELREVISQCYKRKERIDYHPLDEIIVTVGAMEGLYLSLLSLLNPGDEVIIPAPYYVNYEQMVQMCHAKPIIVDNPDGEKLGFKVEDVENAITEKTKVIIINTPSNPSGKIIPVEKIEALATLAKQYDLVIISDEVYKCLIYADSKFKNIVEIEGMRERTILVNSLSKEFCMTGWRIGYVLAPAEVIAAMTKFQENVAACAPLPSQYAAIEALSGENDYSANMVNIFTKRRNILVDGINRIPKLSCEAPEATFYLMVDISETGMKSEEFAIALLKAVHVAVVPGITYGRSCDNYVRMAFTLGEDKIQEGIKRIQTFINQLPL
- a CDS encoding ATP-grasp domain-containing protein, with the translated sequence MKKILMLGGSLYQVYAIKEAVRLGYYVISCDYLPNNPGHKYAHEYYNVSTTDKNAVLELAKRLQVDGIVAYASDPAAPTAAFVCEKLGLPTSPYRSVEILSKKDLFRQFLADNGFNVPKAQGFSSYEEALSAVDKFELPVMVKPVDSSGSKGINKMTDISQLKTFVDDALSYSRDKRFLIEEFIEKKGYQISGDAFSVDGKLVFHCFGNEYYSSKVSKNFAPLGECWPFLMDDSIVFRLHSDLQRLISLLGMKSTAYNVEAIVDKNDNIYILELGARSGGSLIPQITECTTGVNLVTYVIKAAMGEDCSDLHMELPKGCWSNYMVHANETGKYVDTVFEDSFKENNLVEFVTDIKKGDQVHKFRDAQDALGTLIVKYKDTEQMLDMICNMDNFVQVIVENNL
- a CDS encoding aspartate aminotransferase family protein codes for the protein MNNEIGGYFGLELRKNDFFLHSDGILLNSGKNALRYIVESINDINHIWIPYYTCDIILKLIKELDIPHSFYSINEKLEISKDIFLSKGDYLLFTNYYGIKDSYIKDLFQKYRDQLIVDNAQAWYAKTLIGCKTFYSPRKYVGVPDGGIAFVNERIRIDRLEQDISYDRCKHLLKRYDLSANLGYMDFKQNDIDLSSAPMLRMSKLTYQILSSIDFRVIKNRRISNFELMHNALGRKNQLLIPEMNYSCPMVYPFLSQNNSLKQHLINHKIYVATYWPNVLEKCDKKSFDYRLADNLVAIPIDQRYGEEDMEYMINLICKYA
- a CDS encoding LbetaH domain-containing protein — protein: MHKKVVLIGGKGSCVDIAEEIEDARGRYGMDIEVLGFAFDDPAYRCGINDWPVLCGTHQAWSLYKDDPSVFFVFGMFRYDIAKERFALRDSYGIPLERFLTFIHPLAYVSRSAKIGLGSIILSCATIKNNVTLGSQNFINSGVNLDHDTVVGNDNFFAAHTCIGSGITIGNVNFFGLNSSVRTPVTIGSYNQIGMCANVLYDIGDNYVMIGNPAKPLVKE
- a CDS encoding glycosyltransferase family protein, with product MKYAPIIISVYDRLDHLKKCIESLQKNELACYSELYVISDAAYKEEHIPLIDAVRTYINGITGFKKVYPVFRERNMGGNQSIRLAYQNILQIYDSFISLEDDIVVSSDFLQYMNTALEFYKNDERIFSICGFKAPFLLPKDYKGDVYFYPCNSPWGIATWKDRWESVNHDYFDRYSELKKDSEKYKAFTSIGFYIKGILQADSRKKIVAGDLRVYYHMFQHNMCSVFPVVSKTQNWGFDGTGEHCGNKEVWWAKPELDTRNQPTKFIPFNGYNEELLLNHRKFQDKINGGLIAKWLKYTWVHRLWKKIKKVLA
- a CDS encoding class I SAM-dependent methyltransferase — encoded protein: MDSKANKCRICGNDIDNREYTVRKNMFHIYDEFLYFKCANCGCLQIKEYPTNISKYYPSDYYSFSRKKKTLHQIIVDFLMKCSLSYRINRLNLIGLFAIRYNDYYKYQLPCFDKGKCDYSSKILDIGCGTGTLLMQLRGFGFSDLTGIDPSFLQISFILMV
- a CDS encoding class I SAM-dependent methyltransferase, with translation MAEPRDVFAKLKNMLSDKGRILIRVPLCDSYAWRKYNTDWWQLDAPRHFYLHTVKSISLLSAEFGLQIENIYYDSHEYQFIGSQMYRSENKVISRRDMGYYKGMAALLNVISDGDQACFVLKKK
- a CDS encoding glycosyltransferase, whose translation is MNVIEKISVVMCTYNGEKYIRQQLDSILQQTYPIHEIIINDDISTDKTVDIIKEYMIRHDNIHLFVNSKRLGAHPNFMVALEKASGNYIAISDQDDIWELTKIEKQIACIKGYTLCFSLSRAFGDGVEAYTECRVPNTNVFRLLFYPVIPGHAMLFERSVLSHIPKTDYVVYDLLLALAANLFGGIVACPEVLNLHRRHNSAFSYSMPKNYNKSIFNVFNYICSGITGYFQKRDKIRRHFSAMNYLLSAFDPNGQDELLKDALLFSQCMFKGSFSSILETSRICFKRRNEIFYAKTKDNTTLKIRALLWPLLCSEYY
- a CDS encoding glycosyltransferase family 4 protein, with translation MKIVILNTSERTGGAAVAAGRLGKALRQAGIQVDKLIRENSWLNRFRFYWERLIIFLCNHLNRKNLFAVSIANTGMDLSGHPLVKDADIIHLHWINQGFLSLKDIEELVKLNKPIVWTMHDMWPCTGICHHARDCEKFQMGCESCFFLKSKGKDLSTSVFDKKLSLYKEANITFVGCSRWLSGRAKKSYLLRDKTVLSIPNPIDTEVYHPMDQDMARELLGLPSGKRLLLFGALNVTDKRKGIDYLIEALRKIEKQDVELVVFGQVKDDIRGLFPVPIHSMGYLSDESKIVALYNAVDMFITSSLEENLPNTIMESMACGTPCVGFEIGGIPEMIDHKINGYVASYKDASDLANGIRWVLEHEDQQALSDACVKKVQENYTEEVVAKQYMALYKRLLHQKK